From Fulvivirga lutea:
TTCTTTTACAGCGAAATACCTTAGAATAAGAAGGATTACGAAGATATTATCAACTGATAAGGCGTACTCTGTCAGATACGCAGTAAAAAATGTTAACGATGCATCAGCACCATCTCCATAAACATAAATAAGGTAGCCAAAGGAAACTGAAACCACCACCCAAAAAATAGATTGATAAAGTGCAGATTTAGTTGAAATTTTGTGTGCACTTTTATTTAGAACTCCTAAATCGATTATCAGGAATACAACAATTATTATCCCAAATAAGGTAAAAAGGACTGTGTCGTGAGAGCCATTAAAAAGCGATATCAGTAGCATCAAAGGGAGTAACTATTCATTACAATTATTTTCAATTTATTTAATAAATTTTTGGTTGCAAGGTAAATTAGTTGGCAATCACCTTTGTTCAGCTCGTAAAAATAATAAATTAAATTTTAGCTGAAAGCTTACATGAGTGGTTTATTACTGGTTTAGATAAAAAAGTAACCCTTTTTTTAACTGCAATCTTTACAGGTTCCCTGAATCAACAGGTTTTTTTCACTGATATTATAGCCCTGTGGTAGTTCAATAGCAGGGATTGCTATTTTATCCAAGCATAAGGTTTGCCCACAATTTTCACATTTAAAGTGCACATGTTCATGATTATGGTGGTCTTCTGCACATTCGTTACAAAGTGCATATTTCGTGCCTCCCTCATCGTCAAGCACTTTATGAACCAGGCCTTTGTCTAAAAATGTTTTTAGCGTTCTATAAACAGTCACTCTATCATGAGAGTGATCTACTTGTTTTTCTATTTCTGATTGCGCCAGCGCCTGAGAAGAGTTTAAAAGTAAATTCAACACCTCATTCCGACAAGTTGTCGACTTCAAATTATGACTTACTAATACTTCTCTCGCCTCCATGTTTTAAAAGTAAAGAATTTTCTAGTTCAACTGAAATTGCAACTTAGAAAGGTGCGTATAAACCCCGTCATTATTTGAATACAACTCCTCATGTGTGCCCCTTTCGACAATCTTACCATCCTGCAATACAAATATTGTATCAGCTTTCCTTACTGTTGCCAGTCGGTGAGCAATGATAATTGTTGTTCTACCAACCACTAACTCATCTAAGGCTTGCTGTACTAAATGTTCAGATTCCGCATCCAAGCTGCTTGTGGCTTCATCCAATACCAAAATGGCTGGGTTTTTTAAAATTGCTCTTGCTATTGCAACGCGTTGTCTTTGACCACCGGAAAGTTTTACGCCTCGCTCGCCCACCAGCGTTTCCAGCCCATCAGGAAATCTTTGAATAAATTCCATGGCATTGGCCTTTTCAGCTGCTTCAATGATTTCCTGTTCTGTAGCTGATGGTCGGCCATAGGCTATATTTTCTTTGATCGTTCCACCAAATAAAATTACTTCTTGCGGCACCATTCCTATATTGCTACGTAAATGGTCTAATGGATAATCATTGACACTCTGGCCATCAACTAGAATGTTGCCTGACTGAACTTTATAATAGCCTGACAATAGCTGAATAATAGTTGATTTACCTGCACCACTCGGTCCTACTAAAGCCACTTTCTTACCTTCTTCAATTTCGAAGCTAATATTATTTAGTACACTCAGTTCTTTTCTGGTAGGATAAGAAAATTGGACTTTATCAAACACTATTTCACCTTTTAAACGGGCTGATTCGTTTGATGCGCTTTCCCACTCAGGCTCTTCATTTACTATTTCCAGTACCCTCTCAGATGCCCCAATGGCTCTTTGTATTTGACTATAAATATCTCCTAAGCCAGCTATAGATCCACCAATAAAAGTGGTATACAAAACAAATGAAAGTAAATCTCCAACGCTCATACTTCCATTTTGAACGAGAGTGGCTCCAAACCACATCACCGCCACAATTCCTCCAAACAATGCAAAAATTACGAATGAAATAAACCCTCCTCTGTAAGTAGCTGTTTTTAAAGCAATAGCTACTGTTTCATTAAGGTTTTTAGCGTAGCGTTTCGTTTCAAAAAGCTCATTGGTAAATGCCTTCACCACGTGAATTGCTTGCAATGATTCCTCTACAATAGTATTTGCTTCCGCCAGCTTATCCTGAGTTTGCTTAGAGAGTTTTCTAATTGACTTACCAAAGATTAGCGCACTTAATACTAAAACCGGAAAAGTGAGCAACATAAAAAGTGTAAGTTTTGGAGCAATATAAAATATTACTCCTACTCCGATAATTAAAGTGGCCGTTTGGCGAAAAAGCTCTGCTAGTGTAGTGCTAAATGTATCTTGTAACATTGACACATCGGAAGTAATGCGGCTAATCAGTTCGCCTACTCTTCGTTTATCAAAAAATGTGGTAGGAAGCATCACCATCTTGCTAAAAACTGAAAGCCTAACATCGGCCATAGATCGCTCACTCACCTGTGCAAAAAGAAAAACTCTAAAAAACGAAAAGATGCTTTGAAATAGCAGAACCCCTACAAGAGCTATCGCAATGTGATTGACCGAATTTATGGCCCAGGGTTTTCCTGATGCAACATCCATTAGTTTACCAGCCAAAAAAGGAAAAACAAGAAGAGTGGTGCTGCTAAACAACAGACAAATCATGCCGAGAATGAATTTATTCTTATAAGGTTTGATATAAGAAAATATCCCGAAAAGCTTGTTGAAGTTTTGTTTGTTTAGAGCTCTTTTCTCCTCTTTTTCAAGTGGTTCACTCCTTCTATTTTTCGCCATAGATGCTCTCAAATGAAAGAGCAAATTTATCTACAATGACCCTGAAAGACTAATTATTATCAAAATTCTCAGAATTGCCTTTTAGACTTATCGTTTACTATATTTTCATTTATCTTTAAACAAATATTTAATATACTATGCATCCTATCAAAAGAGTACTTGTAGCATTAGATTTAACGGATATCGATCAATACGTAATTTCCTATACTTCATTGCTAACAGAGGTTTTAGGTATAGACAAAGTATACTTCTTGCACGTTGCCGAAAATCTAGAGCTTCCGAAAGCTATTGTAGAAAAGTATCCTGGATTAATGGCTCCTGCCGATGAATCTTTAGAAGACATTATAAAAGACAAACTATCTCAATATTATAAAGGTGAAGCAGAAACATCTGTTGAAGTAATGGAGGGTAATGCAGAAGATAAAATTCTGAGATGGTCTAAGATTAAAGAAATTGACCTGATTGTTGTTGGTAAAAAGAGCTCACTCAAAGGAAGTGGCCTTTTGCCAAATAGACTTGCGAAAATTGGTCATTGTTCACTACTGGCCGTTACGGAAAAAATGCCACCAAAATCCCTCACAAAAATTCTTGTCCCAGTAGACTTTTCGTCATCTTCTAAGTTTGCTCTAAAGGAGGCTCTCGGGTTAGCTAAAAAATCGAAGGCAAAAATTATATTGCATAATACATACAAAGTGCCTTGGGGTTATCATTCTACTGGAAAAAGCTATGAGGAATTTGCTGATATTATGAAGCAAAATTCTGAAAAAGATGCACGTAAGTTTATGAAAGAGTTAGGCGTTGAAAATGAGAGCTGTAGTATATCCCTCGTTTTAGATAATGACGATGAGCCGTCTGACAAGATTTATTCAGACGCCAACTCACATAATGCTGACATTATTGTTATGGGCTCAAAAGGTAGAACCGGGCTAGCCAATATACTTTTAGGAAGCATTGCTGATAAAGTGCTGATGCGCAAGGGAGATATTCCTGTGTTAGTTGTAAAAAATAAAAAACAAAACCTTGGAATATTAGAGGCTTTGATGAGAATTTAATGCATCAGTCTTGCGTCAACTTTAAAAACTATAGAGTCTTGCAATATCATTTTTTGGTAGCCCCTCAAAGAATATGAGGTAAGCACCGTTTGTCCATCGAACTCATCAAACTCAAGCTTTATCTTCTTGGATGATTTAAAAATACTATTCGACTCTTTACTCATTGCGCTTATAATTCTAATATTCTCAGGTTTATCTAAATAGTAAATTCTGAATTTTCTAATTCTTAGATTGTCTTCATTGGCAGAATAGTCTATCACTTTTAAATTACTGTTAATATCATCTACCACTTTTCTGTTATACCTACCTATTAATGCAGGTTTATTGATATCTAAATCGCGCATAAACTCAAACTCATTGGCCCACCCCAAACTGTCCAACTTAATTTCATTAGAGGCTGTATCATTACCTACAATTGCGCGTTTTCTTAACGTCACATCTTCATTTTGCAATAACTCTGATTGTTTATTCAGAAGGCTATCTAATGAAAAATAAGCCGAAGTCTCTCTGGGAGCAATCTCCTTACAGCCAACGATCAGTATAATTCCAAGGATTAGTTTTCTCATTTTACTAGAACGTCTCCTGTCATCTCATCTGGCTTTGCAACACCCATAAAGTGTAAAATAGTTGGGGCTAGGTCCCCAAGTTTGCCATCCTTAACTTCACCTTTAAAGTTTTTGTCTACAAAAATACATGGTACAAGATTAGTAGTGTGGGCGGTGTTAGGCGAACCATCTGGATTTATCATAACATCTGAATTTCCATGATCTGCAATAATGATGGTCATATAATCATGCTCAAGTGACTTTTTTACTACGGTTTCAGCACAACTATCTACTGTCTCGCATGCTTTTACCGCTGCTTCAAATACCCCCGTATGCCCAACCATATCTGGATTGGCAAAGTTTAAACAGATAAAATCGGGCTGGTTAGCATCAATGTCTTCCACAATTTTATCCCTAATATCAAATGCGCTCATTTCTGGCTGTAAGTCATAAGTAGCTACTTTTGGAGATGGACATAAAAGTCTTCTTTCACCATCAAATTCAACTTCTCTACCTCCTGAGAAGAAAAATGTTACATGAGGATATTTCTCTGTTTCAGCTATTCTAACCTGTGTCTTTTTATTATTTGCCAATACCTCACCTAATGTGTTTTCCAGGTTATCCTTTCCGAAAACAACATTTACGTTTTTAAAAGTATTGTCGTAGTTAGTCATGGTAACATAGTGCAGATCCATTTTATGCATACTATGCTCCGAAAAATCCTGTTGCGTTAGTGCCTGAGTAATTTGTCTTCCTCTATCAGTTCTAAAATTAAAACACATCACTACATCCCCTTCTTCAATTGTTGCCACCGGACTGTCAGTTCCATTTGTTACTACCAGGGGTTTTATAAACTCATCGGTTTCGCCAGCCTGATAGGCCATCAAAAGTCCTTTAATAGCTGTATTCACTTTTTTCCCTTCACCTTTTACCATCAGGTCATAAGCAAGCTTAACCCGCTCCCAACGGTTATCTCTATCCATAGCATAATATCGACCTATGACTGAGGCAATTTTACCCGTAGTTCTTCCAAGGTGTGCTTCAAGATCATTAATATAGCCTTCTCCTCCTTTCGGGTCGGTATCTCTTCCATCCATAAATGCATGAATGAAAACATCCTTGAGCCCTCTTTCTGCTGCTAATGTGCAAAGCCCTTTTAAATGATTAAGGTGGGAATGAACACCACCATCTGAGACTAAACCCATGAAGTGAATATTTTTACCTTTCGACTGAGCATATTCAAATGCCTCATTGATTGCCTCATTATCATTTATGGTGCCTTCCTCAAAAGCAAGGTTTACCTTAACAAGGTCTTGGTAAACCACTCTCCCAGCACCAATATTCATGTGCCCCACTTCTGAATTACCCATCTGTCCTTCCGGTAAACCCACAGCCATGCCCGATGCCTGAAGTTTACAGTTAGAATATTTTGGATATAAAGAATCCATAAATGGTGTTTTGGCTTTGGCAATTGCAGAAACTTCAGGGTTAGTACCTAAGCCCCAGCCATCCAATATCATTAAAAGTACTTTTTTACTCATTGTAGGTCATTTAAAGTGGCAAAAGACGTGAATTTTCATTTGGCTAACAACTAATACCCTGTTTTGACTAATTTTGATTTTCTTAAAAACTTTCAAATTGGCTAAAACAAAAACTATATTTTTCTGTCAGAATTGTGGATATGAATCTGCGAAATGGTTGGGCAAATGCCCATCATGCAATGAGTGGAACACTTTTGTAGAAGAACTTCAGCAAAAAGCTACGAAAAATGACTGGAGCCCTTCTGAGAAGAAAAGCAGCCCTAAGCCAAAGGCGCTCAAAGAAATTACAGCAGAAAATAGTGCCCGAATTAACACTACGGACAGCGAGCTTAATCGCGTTTTAGGCGGTGGTGTGGTACCCGGATCAGTTATTCTTATTGCAGGGGAGCCTGGAATTGGAAAGTCTACTTTAATGCTTCAAATAGGTCTTTCGATAAACGCCAAAGTACTTTATGTATCGGGGGAAGAAAGTGAGCAGCAGATAAAAATGCGAGCTGACCGGATGACTGAAAAAATAAAAGTGAACTGCTTTATCCTGGCAGAAACCAGTACTCAAAATATTTTCAAACAAGCCGAAGAGTTCGCTCCCGAGTTGATGATCATCGACTCTATTCAAACATTGCATTCCAATCAGGTAGAATCGGCAGCGGGTAGTGTATCGCAAGTGAGGCAAGCTACCGGAGAGTTAATTCGTTTTGCCAAAGAAACCGCCACACCGCTATTTCTGGTTGGCCATATTACTAAAGATGGAGCCATAGCAGGCCCAAAAGTACTAGAGCATATGGTTGACACCGTTTTACAATTTGAAGGCGATAGGCATCTTACTTATCGTATTTTAAGAACAACAAAGAATCGTTTTGGCTCAACTTCTGAGTTAGGCATTTATGAGATGATGGGTAATGGGCTTCGTGAAGTAAGCAATCCATCAGAAATTTTGATATCACAGAAAGAAGGTGATATTAGTGGCGTAACTATTGGTGCAACCATTGAAGGAAATAGGCCTTTAATGATTGAAATACAATCTTTAGTAAGCACTGCGGCCTATGGCACTCCGCAAAGAAGTTCTACTGGCTTTGATGCGAAACGGTTAAATATGCTATTGGCAGTATTGGAAAAACGATGCGGTTTTAGGCTAGGCTTACAAGATGTGTTTCTTAACATGGCTGGTGGTATTAAAGTAGAAGATCCGGCTATCGATTTGGCGGTTTGTTGTTCTATTATTTCTTCATTGGAAGAAATCTCCATTTCAGATAAATCTTGCTTTGCTGCTGAAGTAGGATTAGGAGGCGAGCTTAGAGCGGTAAATCGACTAGAAAATAGAATTGGAGAAGCAGAAAAGTTGGGGTTTGAAACTATCTATATTTCGAAATATGGATTAAAAGGAATTGATACAAAGAAGTTTAAAATTCGAATTGTATCTTGTTCTAAAATAAATGATGTGTTTAGCGAACTGTTTGGTTAATAATTATGGAATTATTTTTCGAGTCTCTTGGAATAGATAATGAAACATTTGGGTTGATAGTTGTTCCCATTCTCATATTTCTAGCCAGAATTTTAGATGTATCTATCAACACCGTAAGAATCATTTTTGTAATGAGTGGTAAAAAATATATCGCCACCGTTATGGGGTTTTTAGAATCATTGATATGGCTTTTGGCAATAGGGCAAATTTTTCAACATATGGATAATGTGTATTGCTATATAGCCTACCCTGCAGGTTTCGCTGGTGGAATTTTAATTGGTATGTTGATTGAAGAAAAAATTGCCTTGGGTAAAGTAATTATAAGAATAATTACTGCTGAAGATTTAGAGTTAATTATCGCGTATTTGAATAAACATCAATTTCGATTTTCAATTGTATCAGCGGAAAGTAATGAAGGCAAAGAAAATCTGTTGTTTGCCGTTCTAAAAAGAGACCATGTTCCTTACATGCTTGACGAAATCAGCAAGCATTTGCCTAAAGCATTTTATACCATAGAATCTGTAAAAAGCGCAAGTGAGGCTGGTTTAATGGTAGAAAAACCAAGTCGAAGAGGAATTGGCGCGTGGTTAACTTCTGTCAGAAGAAAGTAAAGCTGTTCTACCCTGAAGTCCTCCAGTATGAATAGCTAAAATTTTTGTTCCTGATTTGAAATAACCTGTTTGGATCAAATCATTTATTCCGTACATCATTTTACCGGTATACACCTGATCGAGTAGAATTGAGTAATCTCTTTCAAATTGTTTGATAAACCTTATCAGCTCATCGTTAGTCTTTGCGTATCCACCAAAGTGGTAATTGGTATTAATTCCCCAGTTTTTCTTTTGCGTGCCTTTATAGTTGTAGACTAAGTCTTCAACATCTTTTGCCAAAAACTCCCCTTTTAAAGATGAAAACCCTAGAATCTTCTGGTGATCCTTGCTGCTAACAATAAGTCCGCTTAATGTTCCTCCGGTGCCAGCAGAGGTACAGATATAATCAAACTCTTTTGTACTATTATCAAGAATTTCAGTACACCCTTTAATAGCTAAAGAATTTGTCCCTCCTTCTGGTATTAAATAAATGTCGCCAAGCTCATTGTTCAGTTTCTGTATAAATTCTGACCCTGATTTTTTACGGTATTCTTCTCTAGAGACAAACTTCAGCTGCATTCCGTTTTCAATAGCAAATTGCAGAGTCTTATTTAATGATTTATTGGCTAATTCTTCACCTCGTATAATGCCAATTGAAAGAAAATCGGCCTCTTTTGCGGCTGCAGCTGTTGCGTATATATGGTTAGAGTAAGCTCCGCCAAAAGTTGCTATAGTTTTTAAACCTTTAGCCCTGGCTTCCTCTAAATTATATTTAAGCTTGCGCCATTTGTTGCCTGAAACAAATGGATGAATCAAATCTTCTCTTTTTATGTAAAGTTCAACACCTTTTTGTTGAGCTACTTTAGATTTAATCCTTTGAATAATAGGTTCTTGGTGGATTTTAAGCATTTTACTGCTCCATTTGCATATAATCCAAAGTTAGGTTGAGCATGGCTTTTAATCCGGTAAGCATAGCTGCTTCTTCCGGATTAAATTCTGGTGTGTGATGACCATCAATTAACCCTCCTGACGGATTATCACCTCCTGCACCTACAAAGAAATATAGGCCTGGGATTTCTTCCTGGAAGTATGAAAAGTCCTCGGCAGGTGTTATTGCCTTTGTATTATATAGCAACTCCGGTTTTGTAGATTTTGCTAAACTAGGGAGCATTTTAGCCATAAGCTCTGGATCGTTATAGGTTAATAATGCATTACTTTCAATCTGCACTTCTGCTGTAGCTCCTGCAATCTCAGCTATATTTTTTGCTGTGGATTCAATTTTCTCCCAAATCATTTTTTGAGTAGGCTTATCTAGTGTTCTTATCGTTCCAACAATTTTGGCTTCTTCTGGAATTATATTAAATCGCACGCCTGCCTGAACTATCCCAACGGAAATAACTGCGGCCTCTTTCGTTAATTCCACATTTCTGGAAACAATATATTGCAGACTATTGATGATTTGCGCAGCCACCGAAATAGGGTCTACAGACGACCACGGCTTAGAACCATGTGATTGTTTTCCCTTTATATTAATTTCAAAACGATCTGAAGCGGCCATAATTCCTTCTGATTTATAGCTTATTTGCCCCGTATAAGAACCTGCGTCAATATGCAGTCCAAAAATAGCTTCTACATCCGGGTTTTTTAAAACGCCTTCTTTCACCATAAGTGATGCACCACCTTCCTCCCCTGGTGGCGGGCCTTCTTCAGCAGGTTGAAAAATAAACTTCACAGTTCCCGGCAAATCCTTTCTCATTTCAGATAGAATCTTTGCTGCGGCCAGCACAATGGTCATGTGCATATCATGTCCACAAGCATGCATAACCCCAGTATTGTTGCCATTAAACTCGGTGGTTACTTCAGATGCAAAAGGTAATCCTGTTCTTTCGGTAATAGGCAACGCATC
This genomic window contains:
- a CDS encoding amidohydrolase, with translation MKYLIILLLFIPFSLSAQNDLNSKAIEMAKSAEPKMVEWRRHFHQNPELSNREVNTSKKIAAELKAMGIEVQTGIAKTGVVGILKGGKPGPVVALRADIDALPITERTGLPFASEVTTEFNGNNTGVMHACGHDMHMTIVLAAAKILSEMRKDLPGTVKFIFQPAEEGPPPGEEGGASLMVKEGVLKNPDVEAIFGLHIDAGSYTGQISYKSEGIMAASDRFEINIKGKQSHGSKPWSSVDPISVAAQIINSLQYIVSRNVELTKEAAVISVGIVQAGVRFNIIPEEAKIVGTIRTLDKPTQKMIWEKIESTAKNIAEIAGATAEVQIESNALLTYNDPELMAKMLPSLAKSTKPELLYNTKAITPAEDFSYFQEEIPGLYFFVGAGGDNPSGGLIDGHHTPEFNPEEAAMLTGLKAMLNLTLDYMQMEQ
- a CDS encoding ABC transporter ATP-binding protein, with translation MAKNRRSEPLEKEEKRALNKQNFNKLFGIFSYIKPYKNKFILGMICLLFSSTTLLVFPFLAGKLMDVASGKPWAINSVNHIAIALVGVLLFQSIFSFFRVFLFAQVSERSMADVRLSVFSKMVMLPTTFFDKRRVGELISRITSDVSMLQDTFSTTLAELFRQTATLIIGVGVIFYIAPKLTLFMLLTFPVLVLSALIFGKSIRKLSKQTQDKLAEANTIVEESLQAIHVVKAFTNELFETKRYAKNLNETVAIALKTATYRGGFISFVIFALFGGIVAVMWFGATLVQNGSMSVGDLLSFVLYTTFIGGSIAGLGDIYSQIQRAIGASERVLEIVNEEPEWESASNESARLKGEIVFDKVQFSYPTRKELSVLNNISFEIEEGKKVALVGPSGAGKSTIIQLLSGYYKVQSGNILVDGQSVNDYPLDHLRSNIGMVPQEVILFGGTIKENIAYGRPSATEQEIIEAAEKANAMEFIQRFPDGLETLVGERGVKLSGGQRQRVAIARAILKNPAILVLDEATSSLDAESEHLVQQALDELVVGRTTIIIAHRLATVRKADTIFVLQDGKIVERGTHEELYSNNDGVYTHLSKLQFQLN
- a CDS encoding 1-aminocyclopropane-1-carboxylate deaminase/D-cysteine desulfhydrase — protein: MLKIHQEPIIQRIKSKVAQQKGVELYIKREDLIHPFVSGNKWRKLKYNLEEARAKGLKTIATFGGAYSNHIYATAAAAKEADFLSIGIIRGEELANKSLNKTLQFAIENGMQLKFVSREEYRKKSGSEFIQKLNNELGDIYLIPEGGTNSLAIKGCTEILDNSTKEFDYICTSAGTGGTLSGLIVSSKDHQKILGFSSLKGEFLAKDVEDLVYNYKGTQKKNWGINTNYHFGGYAKTNDELIRFIKQFERDYSILLDQVYTGKMMYGINDLIQTGYFKSGTKILAIHTGGLQGRTALLSSDRS
- a CDS encoding Fur family transcriptional regulator gives rise to the protein MEAREVLVSHNLKSTTCRNEVLNLLLNSSQALAQSEIEKQVDHSHDRVTVYRTLKTFLDKGLVHKVLDDEGGTKYALCNECAEDHHNHEHVHFKCENCGQTLCLDKIAIPAIELPQGYNISEKNLLIQGTCKDCS
- the radA gene encoding DNA repair protein RadA, whose amino-acid sequence is MAKTKTIFFCQNCGYESAKWLGKCPSCNEWNTFVEELQQKATKNDWSPSEKKSSPKPKALKEITAENSARINTTDSELNRVLGGGVVPGSVILIAGEPGIGKSTLMLQIGLSINAKVLYVSGEESEQQIKMRADRMTEKIKVNCFILAETSTQNIFKQAEEFAPELMIIDSIQTLHSNQVESAAGSVSQVRQATGELIRFAKETATPLFLVGHITKDGAIAGPKVLEHMVDTVLQFEGDRHLTYRILRTTKNRFGSTSELGIYEMMGNGLREVSNPSEILISQKEGDISGVTIGATIEGNRPLMIEIQSLVSTAAYGTPQRSSTGFDAKRLNMLLAVLEKRCGFRLGLQDVFLNMAGGIKVEDPAIDLAVCCSIISSLEEISISDKSCFAAEVGLGGELRAVNRLENRIGEAEKLGFETIYISKYGLKGIDTKKFKIRIVSCSKINDVFSELFG
- the gpmI gene encoding 2,3-bisphosphoglycerate-independent phosphoglycerate mutase, with amino-acid sequence MSKKVLLMILDGWGLGTNPEVSAIAKAKTPFMDSLYPKYSNCKLQASGMAVGLPEGQMGNSEVGHMNIGAGRVVYQDLVKVNLAFEEGTINDNEAINEAFEYAQSKGKNIHFMGLVSDGGVHSHLNHLKGLCTLAAERGLKDVFIHAFMDGRDTDPKGGEGYINDLEAHLGRTTGKIASVIGRYYAMDRDNRWERVKLAYDLMVKGEGKKVNTAIKGLLMAYQAGETDEFIKPLVVTNGTDSPVATIEEGDVVMCFNFRTDRGRQITQALTQQDFSEHSMHKMDLHYVTMTNYDNTFKNVNVVFGKDNLENTLGEVLANNKKTQVRIAETEKYPHVTFFFSGGREVEFDGERRLLCPSPKVATYDLQPEMSAFDIRDKIVEDIDANQPDFICLNFANPDMVGHTGVFEAAVKACETVDSCAETVVKKSLEHDYMTIIIADHGNSDVMINPDGSPNTAHTTNLVPCIFVDKNFKGEVKDGKLGDLAPTILHFMGVAKPDEMTGDVLVK
- a CDS encoding DUF2179 domain-containing protein yields the protein MELFFESLGIDNETFGLIVVPILIFLARILDVSINTVRIIFVMSGKKYIATVMGFLESLIWLLAIGQIFQHMDNVYCYIAYPAGFAGGILIGMLIEEKIALGKVIIRIITAEDLELIIAYLNKHQFRFSIVSAESNEGKENLLFAVLKRDHVPYMLDEISKHLPKAFYTIESVKSASEAGLMVEKPSRRGIGAWLTSVRRK
- a CDS encoding universal stress protein; its protein translation is MHPIKRVLVALDLTDIDQYVISYTSLLTEVLGIDKVYFLHVAENLELPKAIVEKYPGLMAPADESLEDIIKDKLSQYYKGEAETSVEVMEGNAEDKILRWSKIKEIDLIVVGKKSSLKGSGLLPNRLAKIGHCSLLAVTEKMPPKSLTKILVPVDFSSSSKFALKEALGLAKKSKAKIILHNTYKVPWGYHSTGKSYEEFADIMKQNSEKDARKFMKELGVENESCSISLVLDNDDEPSDKIYSDANSHNADIIVMGSKGRTGLANILLGSIADKVLMRKGDIPVLVVKNKKQNLGILEALMRI